CTTCGCCTCGAGGTCGAGCGGGCCGTCGATTCCCGGCAGCGTGAGCCGCTTGTTCTCCGTGACGATCGCGCCGGACGCGCTGATGATGGCCGCGGTGTCGTTCGGCACGCGGGTCTCCCGCGGCTCGATGCCCAGTTCCGCGTAGGCGGCCTTCGGGGAGAGGACCGCGGCGCGATGCCCGTCGTAGCTGGCAGCCTCACCCAGGTCGACCCGCTTGCCGGGCACCTCGACCGCAGCCTTGACCCCGCTGGTGCGCGCCAGCGTCTCCACGAACCCGTCCGGGACGGATCCCTCGAAGGTGACGGCGAGGTCGGTGGGGTACGACTCGTTGATCGCCTGCATCCCCGAGGTGCGGGTGGTCGCGAGCGCCACCTGCAGCGTGACGATGAGGCCGACGGCGAGCATCAGCGCCGTCGCCGTGGCAGCGGCCCGCTGCGGGTTCCGCGCGGCGTTGGTGAAGGCGAGCCGGGTGGTGGGCCCGAGCCTGCCGAAGAGTTTGCCGGCCAGCCGCAGCAGCGGGGCCACGTAGAACGGGGCACCGCCGAGGACCGCAATGGTCAACAGGATGCCGGCGGGGATGGCGTAGAAGATCGCGTTCTCGGAGTCGGTCCGGCTGAGGACGACGAGCCCGACGCCCACCACCCCCGTGACGCCGCACACGATGGCGCGCGCCAGGCCCGCACGCCGAGCCTCGGCGGCGGTGGGAACGCTCTGGAGCGCCTCGATCGGGCGCGTTCTGGCCGCCCGCAGCGAGGGCACGACGGCGGCGACGAAGGTCGCGATCACGCCGGCCAGCCAGGCGAGCAGCAGTTCGACGGGCCGCAACGCGAGGCCGAAGTAGTTCGACTCGGTGACGAAGCCGCCGATCCACGCGACCAGCGCACCCAGCCCGAGGCCGACCAGCGAGCCGACGGCGCCCAGCAGCAGCGCCTCGACCATGAGCCGTCCCTGCACCTGGCCGGGCGAGGCGCCGACGGCGCGCAGCAAGCCCGTCTGACGGCGCCGCTGCGCCGCGAGGATCGTGAACGTGTTGGCGATGGTGATGGCGCCGACGAGCAGCGCGACCGCGGCGAACGCCTGCAGCATGTTCTTCAGCGCATCGAACCCGTCGGTCAACGACAGCAGCGACTCGGAGCGGGCCTCGTCGCCGGTCACCACGGAGATGTCCTGGCCCAGCTCGGCGGCCTGCCGCTTCACGGCGGCCAGCGTGGTGGGCTCCGACGCTCCCGGCGCGAGGCGCACGGCCAGCTCCCAGGCGTACAGGTCTTCCGCGTCGGGCGAGACGTAGCCGGTCGTGGCGAACAGCGCGCTCGGGTCGTCGGTGACGCCGACCACGGTGAACGTCGCCTCCTCCCCCTCGGCGGAGAGGGTGTCGCCGACACGTGCGCCCAGATCGGCCATGGCCCCGCGGGACAGGGCGACCTCCCCCTTCTTCGCGGGGAGCCGCCCCTCGACGACCTGTGCCCAGTGCTGCCACTCCTGCGGCACCCGGTACAGGTTCGTCTGGGCGCTGCGGTCGCCGTGGGTGAGGTAGTACAGCATCGAGATCGGCATCTCCGCGACGCCGTCGACGCCCGCGACGGACGAGAGCCGGGAGATGGCCTCGTCGACGGGCGTGTCGTCCAGCCGGACGATGAGGTCGGCCTGCGACATCGGCAGCGCGGCGAGCCGCTCCATGGCGTTCTGCTGCGAGTTGACGAAGATCGAGATGGCGGAGATGAACCCGACGCTGATGGCGATCGCGATCAGGGTGGCGATGTATCGCCCCGGATGGAGCCTCAGCTCACTGACGGCGTGCTTCCACATCAGAGCGCCACCGCGTTCAGGAGCGCGAAGACCTCGTCGGCGGTCGGGTCGTCGACATCGTTGACGATGCGTCCGTCCAACAGCATCAGCACCCTGTCGGCGTAGGCGGCGGCCTTCGGGTCGTGCGTGACCATGATGATCGTCTGCCCATGCTGGCGGGAGCGTCGCTGCAGGTACTCGAGCAGGGCGGTGCCGGTGCGCTGGTCGAGGGCGCCGGTGGGTTCGTCGGCGAAGACGACCTCGGGGTCGCTCATCATGGCGCGGGCGACGGCGACGCGCTGCTGCTGACCGCCCGACAGCTGGCTGGGGCGGTGCCGCAGCCGGTCGGTCAGCCCGAGCGACGTTGTCAGTTCGTTGAACACGGCCCGGTCGACGCGCCGTCCTGCCAGTTCGAGCGGAAGCAGGATGTTCTGCTCCGCCGTCAGGGTCGGGAGGAGGTTGAACGACTGGAAGACGAAGCCGACGCTGTCGCGGCGCACCCGCGTGACGGCCTTCTCCGGCAGCCGCGCGATGTTCTCATTGCCGATGAACACCTCGCCGCGCGTGGGGCGGTCGAGGCCCGCCATGCAATGCATCAGGGTGGACTTGCCGGAACCCGAGGGGCCCATGACGGCGGTAAAGCTGCCCTTGCCGATCGCGACGGTGACGTCGTCCACAGCGACCACCGGCTGATCCGCCGATCCGAAGATCCTGGTCAGGTTCTGCACGCTGCAGGCGGGCGGGTTCTGGTTCACGAGGGTGTCCTTCCATCGGTCGACGCCCTAACGCTAGGGCGCGACCGGGGCCCAGCGGATCGGCTCATCGTCGCCGCCTGTCACCGCGCGACTCCTACTCCGGTCGGACGGGCACCACCCGGTGGCGTACGGGACACCCCCTAGGATCGATCACCATGCAGCGCCGAACCGTCACCCTGCTCGGGCCCGCCTTCGTCACCGCACTCGCCTACGTGGATCCCGGCAACGTCGCGGCGAACCTGAGCGCCGGCGCCAACTACGGCTATCTGCTGGTGTGGGCGCTCGTCCTGGCGTGCCTGATGGCGATGCTGGTGCAGTACCTGTCGGCGAAGCTGGGCGTGGTCACCGGACAGTCGCTCAGCGCGCTGGTCCGCGACCGGCTCAACGCCAGGAGCCACTGGCGCCTGTGGCGGACCGCCTACGGGGCGCAGGCGGTCGTCGTCGCCATCGCCACCGACCTTGCGGAGGTGGTGGGCGGGGCCATCGCGCTCTACCTGCTGTTCGGGCTCCCACTGTGGCTGGGCGCGATCATCGTCGGGGCCGTCGCCATCCTGGCGCTGCACTGGATGCGGTCGCGCGGCGAGCACTTCTTCGAGATCCTGATGGCCGCGGTGCTGGCCACGATAGCCGTCGGCTTCCTGGCGACGCTGGTCTGGCTGCCGCCGGACCCGGCCGGGGTCCTGGGCGGCATGCTGCCGCGCTTCAGCGACGCAGGCTCGGTGCAGCTTGCCGCGGCGATGCTGGGCGCAACCGTCATGCCGCACGCCATCTACCTGCACTCGGCGCTGGCCAATCAGCGGCACGAGGGCTCCGGGGAGACCGTGGGTCGGCTGCTGCAGGTGCAGCGCATCGACGTGGCAGTCGCGCTGACGATCGCCGCCGCCGTCAACCTCTCCATGCTGCTGTTCGCTGCCTCCGGGCTGCGGGGCTCAACCATCGACTCCATCGAGGGCGCACACGCGGAGATCGCGGCGCTGGTGGGTTCCGTCCCGGCGACGGTGTTCGCGGTGGGGCTGCTCGTGTCGGGACTCGGGTCGGCGATCGTCGGCACCGACGCCGGCGCCGGCATGGTCAAGGACCTGATCTCGCCGCGCATCACGCCGACGACACGGCGCCTCATCACGCTGGTGCCCTCGGTCGCCGTCCTGGTGGCGGGACTGCATCCGACACAGGCGCTGGTCCAGTCCCAGCTGGTGTTGAGCTTCGGCATCGCCTTCGCACTGATCCCGCTGGTGCTGCTGACGAGCAACGCG
The DNA window shown above is from Tessaracoccus defluvii and carries:
- a CDS encoding Nramp family divalent metal transporter → MQRRTVTLLGPAFVTALAYVDPGNVAANLSAGANYGYLLVWALVLACLMAMLVQYLSAKLGVVTGQSLSALVRDRLNARSHWRLWRTAYGAQAVVVAIATDLAEVVGGAIALYLLFGLPLWLGAIIVGAVAILALHWMRSRGEHFFEILMAAVLATIAVGFLATLVWLPPDPAGVLGGMLPRFSDAGSVQLAAAMLGATVMPHAIYLHSALANQRHEGSGETVGRLLQVQRIDVAVALTIAAAVNLSMLLFAASGLRGSTIDSIEGAHAEIAALVGSVPATVFAVGLLVSGLGSAIVGTDAGAGMVKDLISPRITPTTRRLITLVPSVAVLVAGLHPTQALVQSQLVLSFGIAFALIPLVLLTSNATVMGAHRSGPVVRTLAWIVVAAVIALNVAVIVTA
- a CDS encoding ABC transporter permease, which translates into the protein MWKHAVSELRLHPGRYIATLIAIAISVGFISAISIFVNSQQNAMERLAALPMSQADLIVRLDDTPVDEAISRLSSVAGVDGVAEMPISMLYYLTHGDRSAQTNLYRVPQEWQHWAQVVEGRLPAKKGEVALSRGAMADLGARVGDTLSAEGEEATFTVVGVTDDPSALFATTGYVSPDAEDLYAWELAVRLAPGASEPTTLAAVKRQAAELGQDISVVTGDEARSESLLSLTDGFDALKNMLQAFAAVALLVGAITIANTFTILAAQRRRQTGLLRAVGASPGQVQGRLMVEALLLGAVGSLVGLGLGALVAWIGGFVTESNYFGLALRPVELLLAWLAGVIATFVAAVVPSLRAARTRPIEALQSVPTAAEARRAGLARAIVCGVTGVVGVGLVVLSRTDSENAIFYAIPAGILLTIAVLGGAPFYVAPLLRLAGKLFGRLGPTTRLAFTNAARNPQRAAATATALMLAVGLIVTLQVALATTRTSGMQAINESYPTDLAVTFEGSVPDGFVETLARTSGVKAAVEVPGKRVDLGEAASYDGHRAAVLSPKAAYAELGIEPRETRVPNDTAAIISASGAIVTENKRLTLPGIDGPLDLEAKTSENVDYDQVIVSEATFAKVAGEAETLEVWIGLTDRTDATVLNQVLRTVEGYPDARISGGGAVMASVFTQFLNVMLIVMTALLGVAVVIALVGVANTLSLSVIERQRESALLRALGMQRASLRSMLLIEAIALVGLGTLIGLAAGSFFGWLGVSSVMGMMPVEFETVFALDGLYTAGLILACLAAAALASVLPGRKAANATPTEALAVD